The genome window CCCTTGTCAAGCATGTTAGGACTCATATACCAGTCTTCCTTAATTAAATTAATTCTTTTCAAAGGTCTTGCAGTTTTTCCTTTATACTTTTTATTTCCCTTGAAACCGCCGATTCAATCATTTCGGCAAGCATCTTTTCGATCTTTTCAGAAAACATTTTTTCAACAATTCGCTCTAAAGTCTCCTCAAGACGCGCGAAAGACAATGGAACCTCTTCGTGTATATCTTCTTCCAAGGCATCAATTTCCGATTCTAAATCCATTCCCAGCGAATCAGCAAATTTATCGGGCATGTTATCATCGCTTATTTTCTCTTCAAAAATATTGTCAATTTCCATATCGCTTGCCGGATAATTGTCATCTGCTGGTTTCGCAATCGGTTCATCTTCTTTTTTATCTTCAATCTCATAAAATTCAATAATATCTTCTGTAGAAAGCTGAGCATCAATATCTGGGAATTCGCCCGGTTCCACCCCCTTTTCCGAGACCTCTACAACCTCATCTGTAAGCTCTATAATATTTTCCTCTTCCAGCGCCTGTGCCTTCTCAACATCCTGATTGAGACTATTTTCATTATTCATATTGCCCCCTGCAATAAAAAATTGTCCTATATCATTGCGAAATATTTAACAAATCCTTATTTTTTAAATTATCATACAGCATATAACATGTCAAGGTTAAGTCATTAAAAAATAAAACTTCATGTCAAGATATTTGCTTTTCTTTAAAAAAACATTTACACAAAGTCAGAATAGATAAACTCGTAAAAAGTCCAAGAATAAATTATAAAAAAATCATGAGACGCTTTTTTATCAAACAATCAGAGGCAACAGGGCCTATATCTGTTGTCAGCGGCACTGATGCAAGACACATTAAAAAGGTGCTGCGATTGACGCAGGGAGATATAATAACTCTTTTTGACGGCACCGGCAATGAATACGAAGCCAGAATCATATCTTTATCTGCAGGCAACGTTAATGTATCGATAATCAGAACCTTTCCATCAACAACCGAATCACCTGTTCAAATTATTGTAGCCCAGGCTTTTTTAAAACAAAGGAAAATGGACAACCTCGTCAGACAGCTTACTGAACTTGGAATAACTAAATGGATCCCTTTTATTTCCAAGCGTTCTGTTCCCAGTCCAGACAATAAACGGCTCGTTAATCGCACAAACCGATGGAAAGAAATTTCAAAGGAAGCCCTCAAGCAGTGCAATCGTGGTCGTATAATGGAAATCGGACAAACAGTATCATTTGAAGATATATTGAATATCAGCATGCAGAGCAGACTGAAAATCGCTTTCTGGGAGAATGAGTCAAAGCCGATTAATTTAGCATTGCCACAATCTGACGGGCATTTTAATGATATATTTATCATGATCGGACCGGAAGGCGGGTTTACATCACAAGAAATTGAAAAAGCAAAAGCCCGCGGATTTATTACCGCCGCACTCGGCCCCCGTATTTTAAGGGCCGAAACAGCTGCAATTGCGGCTTCTGTTTTAATTCAGTATCTTTTTGGAGATATTGGAATAAAAAATTCTTGACAAAAATCTCAGGTTCCATAATATTAATTTTTTTAAAGTTCTCTTTAAGAAACCTTGCCGAGGTAGCTCAGTCGGTAGAGCAGTGGACTGAAAATCCGCGTGTCGGCAGTTCAATTCTGTCCCTCGGCACTCATAATTAATAAGGAAGTTAAGCATAGACCTTAACTTCCTTATTTTACCACCTCATCAGATCGCAGCACTTTAGCCCTTTAAAAAAATCAGGCAGGACAACCCTACAATTAAAAAAAATAAACTTCTTTGCGAACTCTGCGGTGAATATAAAAAAGTTGAAATCAAACGCAAAGTAAAGGATTTTAACGAGGATTTATAGTATGTCCCTGGAAATTCTTATACTTTTTGGACTTTCTGTTTTTGCATATTTACTTGGATCCATCCCATGCGGTCTTATTTTAACTAAAAGATTTGCCTCTATAGATATCAGACAAAAAGGAAGTAAAAATATAGGGGCTGCAAATGTCAGACGGGTCGCGGGGACAATGCTTGGGGCATTCACACTTGCGTGCGATCTGTTAAAGGGGGCTCTTCCGGTATGTCTTGTTATATATGCTATGCCAGGCACTGATAAATTAATTAGTGAAATCTATCTGTCCATTGTCGCGCTTTCCGCTTTTTCAGGCCACCTTTATCCTGTTTATATGAAATTTAAAGGAGGCGGGAAAGGGGTTGCGACCGCGGCAGGCTGCTTTATAATAATTTCACCAATAGCATGCCTTGTCGCCCTGTTAACATTTATCCTGTTTATATTTCTGTCCAGGCGTGTGTCCGCGGGATCCCTTTCGGGTGCGGCCGTGCTGCCTGTGGCTGTCTGGCTGACAAGCCATTCCATTCCATTGACAGCATGCTCCCTTATAACCACAATATTTATCCTTTTCCGCCACAAGGACAATATCAGGCGGCTCCTGTCCGGTACGGAACCGGTTATATGAGGGGCCATAAAAGAGCGATGGCTCCCGCAAGGATAAAGTGGGTTTCAACCAGAAATTCAAGCCTGATGCCGGGCAGCATATAACCTTTTTCATAGGCTGAAAAAACCAACAACATGGAAATCGGGCATATAACAAGAATAAAGCCAAGGCTGGAGACAATATGAAACGCGCTTGACAGGACTAAAACAGCTATAATCATTATCAGCAGGCCTTTTAAAAGACGCAACGAACCCTTTTCCCCGAACAGAATCGGGATTGTCTCCTTACCCACGATTCTGTCTCCCTGCATGTCAAGAATATCGAAAAATGCGGTTCTTGCGAATACAATAGATGTTGACCATATAAATACCGATATTGAACCTGCATCTATTTCCCCGGACACAGACAAAAACGGAAACAGGGATGTAACTATTCCCCATGCCAGAGCAATAAGAATGGTCTTTGAACCCGGGATATCCCTTATTCTTCTGTACCTCACACCCGCGAAATAATCAGGTATGAGTCTTAAATTATAAGAAAGCCCCATTATACTCATTACAAGAAGGAATAAAAAAGGCATCAATCCCATGGTATAGGCTGTAATCAGCCCCGCACCGCCGGCAACCAAAGATAAGGTCGCAAGAAATAGTTTATTTTTACTATAAAAAGATGCTCTGACCGGATCATTATAAAGGTCTGCCTTGTTTCCCGTCAGGTTGTTTAATATATGCATTGATTGAATATATAATATAGATATAAAAATATGCGGAAAAAATACTCCAATCCCCTGAAGTTTGGCGCAGGCATAACACAAACACCCTGCCCCAAGGGATACATAGATATTTGTCAAAAGAAGCAAACGCTTAATAGAAAAAAGGATTCTGCGCCACAGCTTCTCTTTTTTAAACACCAAACCCTCGAGAGCCCTGTAAACCTTTTTGATGATCCAGTTAGGTGTGGAAGCACCGGATACTATGCCTATACATTGAGCTGACTTCAGACTTTTAAGATCAAGTTCTGTTTCCGCTTCAATATGATATACGGGTTTACCAGACCGGCCTGCAATCTCGGCAAGCCTTTTCGTGTTTCCGCTGCTACGGCCTCCAACCACTATTATGGCATCTACAGATTTTGCCATATGGTTAACTTCAGCCTGCCGCTTTGAAGTTGAATCACAGATTGTATCAAAAATCTTATAAACCGGAAATTTACTGCCGGCCCATTTTTTAACCCCTTCAAAAAGAAAAACATTCTGAGTTGTCTGAGCTACGATTATAGCCTTTTCAAATTCCGGCAGAGAATCAAGTTGTTTAATGCTGTCAACTACATATCCGTTTCCCATGGCATAACCGACCAGGCCTATAACCTCTGGATGGTCCCTGTCTCCGATAATTATTGATGAATAGCCAAGCTTTGCATATAGATGAATTATGTTCTGTACTTTAATAACACGAGGGCATGTGGCATCAACGACATTAAAACCGGCTTTTTCAAGGCTCTCTTTTGTTTGAGGCGGGACCCCATGAGCCCTTATAATGACAGTGCCTGACCCATACTCCGGAATATGATCTAATACAGATATTCCTTTTCCATTTAAAAGGCTCAGAACATGGGGATTGTGGATAAGGGGACCATAGGTGTAAATGGGTTCTTTGTGTTTGCCTGGCGCATTCAGAGCTATCTCAACCGCTCTGCGAACGCCCATGCAGAAGCCCGCGGTCTTAGCAATTAATATTTTCATTTATTCTTGCAGAAAAATCTTATGATCTACAAGGGAGAGCGAATGTATATGGGCCTTCAAGAACTTCTGTTCTCCGAATATGTTGGTCAATTTAACCCCGTCATCCTTGGGTTCGACTGTATCAACAGCCTCCATAATCATCTCTTCCTCTTCACCTTTAAGCATATAAGCATTTGCTTCACACATGGCATTTATTCCTTAATTATTCAAAAAGTGTTTTAAATTTTTCTGTATAAGCGTATCAATAAGATGCGGGAGCGGGGCGGAAGATATTCCTACAATTTCAATGTTTTCCCGGGAAAGAGGAATAAGCATTTTTTTTGCCGGACTGCTTGCCACTGCCTCGGCAATCCTTGGTGTAATCTCCCCCATCATGGCATGAGCCATAATTATACCTACAGGACAGATAATAACATCTACCTGTTTTACGGTCTGAACAATAGCATTTTCTCCTGAAGCGCCTCGATTTGCCTTTGCCTTCAGCATCTGAGCTGTTGCGATTGCGTTTGTTCCCAATGCGACAATTTCAACAGTCTCTTTAAGCAACTCCTTGAGCCTTTTAATGATAGCGCTTCCTATGCCGCCACCCTGTCCGTCAATTACACATATCTGTTTCATATTAACTCTTGTATCCGTTCACAGTTGTCGGTTCACAGTTCACGGTTTTTTCAATGAACTATGCGGTGTTAAGTGTTAAATATAATTTTGAGTTTTTAATTTTTAATTTTGAATGAAGGAAAAACCGTTTTTAATTTAGAATTCAAAATTATCCCCTAATCCCTAATCCCTGGCCCCTGTTTTCTAAAGCTTGTTTATTTTGACTTTGCTCCGCCGCTTTTTTTTTGACAAACGCCTGCTTGGCCCCTTCTTTTTGGTTGTCGGAACCCAGCCTTCTTTATATTCCATGCTGGATCCATTGGTGTCCATGGACGCAGCCATTAACACCTTTTCTTCAAACTCCGGCGAGCTTATAGTGGCAGCGCCCTGAGATTCAGCATATTTTACAATATCCAGATCAGAGCTGACAATTAAAGCCTTTTCTCTTTCCATGGCCGCCATACTCTTAATCACGGTATCGGCCGACTCTCCATTACGGGAAAATAGTATTTTGACTCCATTTAGTTTTTCTCCGTGCCGTGAAAATGAAGGGGCATTTGCCCCATCAAAAACTACTGTTGTTTTGTGTTGTTTTATTTTTCTGTATTCAGCAAGAGTCTCAAGCAGAGCCTCTCTGCCTGACTGTATATCCCTGCGGTCAAGAATGCTTAGCCTGTCTGACTGTCGAATAAGATTATAGCCGTCTATAATAATATGAATAGACATAATGTTAGGTGTTAAGTGTTAGATATAAAAGAAAAAATGTCAGTGATGATCAGCGTAAATCTGTGGCTGAAGCATTTATTCACAACGAATCTCTGAACCCTTGAACCCATATTCTATCTGAATATCGAATATCGAACAAGGAATGTCGAATTATGAAGTATTAAAGCACTTCGAAATTCTGCGGTTTCTTGTTCTGCGGTTCCGCGGTTTAAATCCTTAAAGATTAACGAGATATCTATAATCATATCTGCTTTAAAATACCGATCAGGCGGTTGAGATCATCATTTGTGTAAAAGTCGATTACAACCTTTCCTTTTTGCCCATGTTTTTTGATTTGCACCTTGGTGCCTAAACATTGCGAAAAAGCCGCTGCAAGGTCTTTAAGGTATATTTCTTCCGAACCTGGTTTAGACTTTTTTGGTTTCTCCTTTTCTGATTTTAATTGTTTAACCAGTGCTTCGGTTTCCCTGACCGACAGACCTTTTGAAACAACAGCCCGCCATGCAGCCCTTTGCTGTGCCGATGTTTCAGCGCCAAGCAAGGCTCTTGCATGTCCCATGGCCAAACTATTATCCATTATGCTGGATTTTATTTCTTCAGGCAACTGCCTTAGTCTCAAAAAATTAGCTATAGTGGGCCTGCTTTTCCCTACACGCAGCGCGACCTGATCCTGCGTAAAATTAAATTCAACAATGAGACGATGATATGCCTCAGCCTCTTCCATGGCATTTAAGTCCTCACGCTGAATATTTTCAACAATGGAAATCTCCAGCATGTTTTCATCTGAGATATCCCGTATAACTACCGGCACCTTATCAAGCCCTGCCATTTTAGCGGCACGGAGGCGTCTTTCACCGGCTATAAGCTCATAACCGGTTGCGTCCTTTCTAACCAGGAGAGGCTGAATCATTCCTTGCTCTTTGATTGAGCGGCTCAATTCATCCAGCTCATCTTTGGAAAACTGCAGGCGTGGCTGATACCGGTTTGGACTAATTATTCCGATATCACACAGAAAATAGTCTTTTGAACTATTCTCAACAATATCAGGGAGAAGGGAATCAAGGCCTCTTCCAAGAGCCGGTTTCCCGCGCTTTTTCCGATTCAAACCGGTCTCTTTTTTTATTTTTGTCTTTTGCATTGCGCGCCCATTATCTCCTTTGCAAGATTAAAGTAGTTTTGCGCCCCTGTTGAAACAGCATCATAAAGCAATATAGGCATCCCGAAACTTGGGGCCTCTCCCAAACGCACGTTTCTGTAAATAATAGTTTTAAGTACCAGATTCTTAAAATATTTTTTCGCCTCTTCGGCAACCTGCTGTGACAGGTTGGTTCTCTTGTCAAACATGGTTAAAAGAATACCGGCGATTTTAAGGTTTGGATTAAGGCTGTGCTTGACGCGCCGCACTGTTTGTAAAAGCTGCCCAAGCCCTTCCAATGCATAAAACTCGCACTGAAGTGGAATCAGCACATGGTCGGCAGCCGTCAAAGCATTAACGGTAAGAAGGCTTAAAGAAGGCGGGCTGTCTATAATGATATATTCAAACGAATCAACAAGCTGGGCAAGAAGATTCTTTAAAGCAGTTTCACGCCTGAGCTCGGACATCATTTCGATTTCAAACCCTATAAGCTCTACTCGTGAAGGAATAACCTTTAAGGAATCTATTGCGGTGTCTACGATAAGACTCTTTGCGTCAGCTTTGCCGATCAAGCCATGATACAAGGTTTTATCAATAGATTTTTTATCCAGCCCGATTCCGGTTGTAGCATTACCCTGCGGATCACAATCAACTAAAAGGATCCTCTTTTCCGAAACAGCCAGGGCTGCCGATAGATTGATTGCCGTGGTAGTTTTGCCCACGCCGCCTTTCTGGTTGGCTATACATATAATATGTGACATAATAAATAAATAACATAAAACTTGATGTTTGCAAAGAATATAGGGATAAAAGTCTCGTAAAAAGTTAAAAAATCACTTTTTGCGAATCGTGTTAACTGTTAACTATATGATTAAAATGAAATTTATTACAAGAAAATACTTTTTTATCATATTGATCATAGGCATGCTTATTCCAGGCCGGGCTTTCAGCATCACAGTCAGGCAGGAAGAGGAGTTGTCACGTGAGTTTATGGAATATGTCTTAAAACATGTTGAATTCATAGAAGATCCGATCATTGTGAACTATGTGAATAATGTAGGCAAAAGGATTGTCTCCGCCATTTCTCCACAGCCCTTTACATATCACTTTTATATAATAAAGGATAATGTTTATAATGCCTTTGCCAGTCCTGCCGGCCACATTTTTATTAACAGCGGTTTATTTGAAGCAATGGATAACGAAGAGGAGTTAGCCGGCATATTAGGCCATGAAATCGCTCATGTTGCATGCCGGCACATTTCACAGAAAATAGAAAGGTCAAAAAAAATCGGATTGGCTACCCTTGCCGGTATCGCAGCCGGCATATTTCTTGGAACCGGTGGTGCAGCAACAGCAGCAGGCGCATTAACCGTCGGTTCAATGGCGGCCGGCCAATCTATTGCGCTTGCTTACAGCCGCGAAGATGAGATGCAGGCAGATCAGTTAGGGCTCAAGTATCTTGCAAAGGCAAAATACACCAGCCAAGGTCTGTTATCAGCTCTAAAAAAAATCCGAAGCAGGCAGTGGTTTAGTTCTGAGCAGATTCCAACCTATCTCACCACGCATCCGGCGATTGAGAATCGCATTGCCTATATCAGCTCCAAGCTTGAAAACAATATAAAACCAAAAACCAAGACATCAA of Anaerolineae bacterium contains these proteins:
- a CDS encoding 16S rRNA (uracil(1498)-N(3))-methyltransferase — encoded protein: MRRFFIKQSEATGPISVVSGTDARHIKKVLRLTQGDIITLFDGTGNEYEARIISLSAGNVNVSIIRTFPSTTESPVQIIVAQAFLKQRKMDNLVRQLTELGITKWIPFISKRSVPSPDNKRLVNRTNRWKEISKEALKQCNRGRIMEIGQTVSFEDILNISMQSRLKIAFWENESKPINLALPQSDGHFNDIFIMIGPEGGFTSQEIEKAKARGFITAALGPRILRAETAAIAASVLIQYLFGDIGIKNS
- the plsY gene encoding glycerol-3-phosphate 1-O-acyltransferase PlsY, translated to MSLEILILFGLSVFAYLLGSIPCGLILTKRFASIDIRQKGSKNIGAANVRRVAGTMLGAFTLACDLLKGALPVCLVIYAMPGTDKLISEIYLSIVALSAFSGHLYPVYMKFKGGGKGVATAAGCFIIISPIACLVALLTFILFIFLSRRVSAGSLSGAAVLPVAVWLTSHSIPLTACSLITTIFILFRHKDNIRRLLSGTEPVI
- the ispH gene encoding 4-hydroxy-3-methylbut-2-enyl diphosphate reductase; protein product: MKILIAKTAGFCMGVRRAVEIALNAPGKHKEPIYTYGPLIHNPHVLSLLNGKGISVLDHIPEYGSGTVIIRAHGVPPQTKESLEKAGFNVVDATCPRVIKVQNIIHLYAKLGYSSIIIGDRDHPEVIGLVGYAMGNGYVVDSIKQLDSLPEFEKAIIVAQTTQNVFLFEGVKKWAGSKFPVYKIFDTICDSTSKRQAEVNHMAKSVDAIIVVGGRSSGNTKRLAEIAGRSGKPVYHIEAETELDLKSLKSAQCIGIVSGASTPNWIIKKVYRALEGLVFKKEKLWRRILFSIKRLLLLTNIYVSLGAGCLCYACAKLQGIGVFFPHIFISILYIQSMHILNNLTGNKADLYNDPVRASFYSKNKLFLATLSLVAGGAGLITAYTMGLMPFLFLLVMSIMGLSYNLRLIPDYFAGVRYRRIRDIPGSKTILIALAWGIVTSLFPFLSVSGEIDAGSISVFIWSTSIVFARTAFFDILDMQGDRIVGKETIPILFGEKGSLRLLKGLLIMIIAVLVLSSAFHIVSSLGFILVICPISMLLVFSAYEKGYMLPGIRLEFLVETHFILAGAIALLWPLI
- a CDS encoding CooT family nickel-binding protein; this translates as MCEANAYMLKGEEEEMIMEAVDTVEPKDDGVKLTNIFGEQKFLKAHIHSLSLVDHKIFLQE
- a CDS encoding DUF3842 family protein, with the translated sequence MKQICVIDGQGGGIGSAIIKRLKELLKETVEIVALGTNAIATAQMLKAKANRGASGENAIVQTVKQVDVIICPVGIIMAHAMMGEITPRIAEAVASSPAKKMLIPLSRENIEIVGISSAPLPHLIDTLIQKNLKHFLNN
- a CDS encoding NYN domain-containing protein; amino-acid sequence: MSIHIIIDGYNLIRQSDRLSILDRRDIQSGREALLETLAEYRKIKQHKTTVVFDGANAPSFSRHGEKLNGVKILFSRNGESADTVIKSMAAMEREKALIVSSDLDIVKYAESQGAATISSPEFEEKVLMAASMDTNGSSMEYKEGWVPTTKKKGPSRRLSKKKRRSKVKINKL
- a CDS encoding ParB/RepB/Spo0J family partition protein is translated as MQKTKIKKETGLNRKKRGKPALGRGLDSLLPDIVENSSKDYFLCDIGIISPNRYQPRLQFSKDELDELSRSIKEQGMIQPLLVRKDATGYELIAGERRLRAAKMAGLDKVPVVIRDISDENMLEISIVENIQREDLNAMEEAEAYHRLIVEFNFTQDQVALRVGKSRPTIANFLRLRQLPEEIKSSIMDNSLAMGHARALLGAETSAQQRAAWRAVVSKGLSVRETEALVKQLKSEKEKPKKSKPGSEEIYLKDLAAAFSQCLGTKVQIKKHGQKGKVVIDFYTNDDLNRLIGILKQI
- a CDS encoding AAA family ATPase; its protein translation is MSHIICIANQKGGVGKTTTAINLSAALAVSEKRILLVDCDPQGNATTGIGLDKKSIDKTLYHGLIGKADAKSLIVDTAIDSLKVIPSRVELIGFEIEMMSELRRETALKNLLAQLVDSFEYIIIDSPPSLSLLTVNALTAADHVLIPLQCEFYALEGLGQLLQTVRRVKHSLNPNLKIAGILLTMFDKRTNLSQQVAEEAKKYFKNLVLKTIIYRNVRLGEAPSFGMPILLYDAVSTGAQNYFNLAKEIMGAQCKRQK
- a CDS encoding M48 family metalloprotease yields the protein MKFITRKYFFIILIIGMLIPGRAFSITVRQEEELSREFMEYVLKHVEFIEDPIIVNYVNNVGKRIVSAISPQPFTYHFYIIKDNVYNAFASPAGHIFINSGLFEAMDNEEELAGILGHEIAHVACRHISQKIERSKKIGLATLAGIAAGIFLGTGGAATAAGALTVGSMAAGQSIALAYSREDEMQADQLGLKYLAKAKYTSQGLLSALKKIRSRQWFSSEQIPTYLTTHPAIENRIAYISSKLENNIKPKTKTSSKDCYDFVITHTRLVAMYGDERAVLRKFQIDVEKHPESHMAHYGYALILARTGNRKEAIAHLKTALEKKAFDPNILRDLGRIYFLDGHYPEALNSLKGAASMAPDDPETLFFIGRTQIEIGRLKEAASTFEKLIAKNPDYTTALYFLGNVYGKLEKLEDAHYFLGIYYKNKQNYKNAMFHLNKALKTITDPDKRSKIEELLKEIRKNEAEIRKEDL